DNA from Toxoplasma gondii ME49 chromosome X, whole genome shotgun sequence:
TCGTGAGTCTCCGAGAAGCAAGGACGCGACGAGAGTTGTTTCGGCTGTGGAGCCTCGGTGTTGAGGGATCCCAGAAGTTTGAGGGAAGGTGATGTTGCCTGTGTTGCGAGCGCCGCGACGATCTTTGCGGCCTGCGACTTGTGAAACGCGCATCGATACACTTGACGATCTGGCAAGACCTgagacaccgagagaaaaggcacgGGAGGAcaaggcaaagagagagaggaggaaagtcGCAAGTATgtcgagaggaaacacaaagaaggagacaggacagggagaaaagcagcgaggaaagaagacgaactcgCTTGCGAGTGCGGCGAAAGCAAACAAAGCGCTCGCaactggagaggagaactcTGTCGTCGACGAGAGGATccaaggaaaaaaaagacacagaggcagGACAATGGAGAGGTAAACTTGAAGTCAAACAACAGGACAAGTTAAAAAACAAGAGACATGGGATGCGCCTTTGTTTTTCGCAAAAgtgcagacgaaaaacgaggaaaagaactTGCGGCACCTGTCGTCTTGTCTCGCTGTGGCGGGCGAACAGCGAAGCCCAGAGGGCATCTGAGgtgaaacgcgagaaaaagcgagagcgCTTCTTGCTGGAAtccgaaaaaagaaaagcaaaccACACTCACGAATAACACAGCCAGCGAAAGTGAATGAAACGGAGTGAGTTTCGCCGAACGAGGTCGAGGACGACggtccttttttctttctcaggCGTTCGCATCCACCCGAATCAGCCAAcaccgctgcatgcagttaaTCCAGAGTTGGTCCGAAACGAGCAGCTGTTTTGAGAACGCCATGCATCGAACATCATTTCTTCTATTTCTCTTTACCGCGAACATCGACCAGAACTCCTGGAAAATACAGAGGGAATCCCCCTGCGTAAAAAACAGAGAGTCTGCACCATCCATTTCGCCGAAGGAAAAGCTAACACAGCCATCGAAGTCATGTCTTCACTGTTCCCCGCTCCTACCGCCGTCCAACACTCTACTCCAAAAACCATGTCATCGGTATGCATGTATGGATAACCAAACAGACTGAATTacatataattatatatgtatatatacggTAAAACTTCCATAAGTCTACGTTCCgcagcttccttcttcccaaAGACACTTTGTTCGAAGGGCGACGCAGAAACTCTCCAAAGTCACCCGATATATACCTTCATATCTATGCATGCAACCCTGGTTTTTCAATCCTACGCTTGTAAGACGAATTTAATACTTAAgcaacatatatatatatatatacgtactTATCTCAATAGATGGTACTGGAGGTCTCGAATAACGTCTGTAATTTGTGTTTTTGCCATATCAGCAGGGATGTTGAAGACAGGGAAATGCCTCAGTTTCGCAtttctggaaaaaaaagGCTGAAAGATGCCTCTGAGGGCAGGGACCCTAACGTGTACAAAGAATCATCCTGCTTCCTGCCTGTCTCCATCTGCACATGTCTCAAAAGAgcatgcgtctctgcttgtGTGTATACTATGTGACTGAGGAAAACTCCGTGAAAGATGGCTTTCTTTACAGGTACGGCTCTGTCCATACACATGGAGATCAGGCGCTTAAACCTGAGACTTATCAACAGACGCTCTAGATCCGTGGAAGTGGAGGTCGATTGTGGCCAGCGACTTGCAAAGAACGTGTAAAGTGATCTGTTTAATTCTGCAACGACTTCCAGCACCGGTGGATCACTTCCCCTGAAAACTCGCATCGTTTCCTGGAGGCGGCACCTTTAGAAAGAAAATCATGACCCCGTGACAGTTTACAAGTGTTCAAGTAGCGCAAAAAAGGCGACAGTTTACCATGCAAGTACACGTCAGGTCCCTCTAGCAACTGGAAGCgcagcaggagaaagaggcagtTTCAAGAACATGCTTATTTTCCTCTCGTAGACCGAAAAGCATGAAGATGACGGCTTGTCTTCGTTCAAGAAACGGCACAGACGTTTTGGCCTGCCTTCTCCCGATACCCAGCTTCCCGcctgtctcgtttccttcctaAGTTATCCGGAAATCTGCCCACAGCGCCGCGGAAGTCTTGAGGATATCTCTTGTTCGTCTCGTAAGGGAGCAAAGGTCGTGACGCCTTCACTGTACACCTCGCTGAAGAGCCTTTCTCCCTTTAGTCTGTTGGTGCCATCCTTCCGCGTTGTCTGTCTTTATTCACCAGGCATGCAATCCCATTTGACGAGCAACTGATGCCTTGCTCCACGTTGCACTTTGTTTATGAGGTGGGGTTCTCCCAGCCGTCTGGAGCTCACGGTTTCTTGCGATCTACTACGATTCTGTCGAGTGGCTCAGATCGTTATTTTCTTTCCCGGAGTCTGCAAGTTTTCTCACGTGTATCGCGACAGACATGATGACCGTTTTAGGTGTTGAGTtggagagactcgagaagCTGATCGAttttttccactttctcctgATACAGCCCGCGCAGAAGCAGCACATCGGGAGCCGCGAGAAACTGTCGCGGTAGACTGGCGTcggtggagagacgccggaTCCTCCGAAGAAATacgctgcctctctcccggCGTCCCCGCTCTGTGCTGTTGAAAATTGTCTGCTCACTCCCTCGCGCTTCTGAGTCGCCAGAGTGACAAAAACAACCCGATTGGCAGAAGGGAACATTCTCTGTACAGCCTTGACAACAGCAGTGAGCGCTGTCAATAGAGATATCATTGTAGTCGTCTTCCCCCGTGAAAGGCAGGACGCCAGCCGGAGCGAGCCactgaggaaaacgaaagtccaggacgcagaaaagaagacagacacaacATGCAGATAAAGACAAGAACAAACGACTCGCTCCAGAGGCATTTGTACGCATTCCAAATACCGACTGtggctgtgtctccttccagaGGAAATGCCAATCGAAATCCACATGTATGTAGACACAAGTGAGTTCACAAacaattatatatatatatatatatacgtgtgtgtgtgagtgCAAATATGAATATGGTTTGAGAAGGAGCGCATGCCATTCCGGAAATGACCAACAGCATCTTCTGAGACAATGGTGGAGTCGGGAAAAAAGCCGTTTTTTCCTAAATGCCAACAGTGGATGAATGTAGACATGATTTCCTCGAACAGCGAAATTTCGCGTCCAATTTCGTGAACGCCCTCCTCATGTGGAGGAAACAAGTTTAGACGTAAACGCCAGTACAACTATACATAAGCTCTCTAAACAACAATTCACATCTAGATATTTacaaatatatgtaaatatacatatatgtatacgtcTATTTATTTATCTGCATAGGTACGCTCACCTCTCTCCATATTTATATTTGATAGGGGATATGGTGAAACAAAGATTCGGTTGTATCTGTGCACAAGTTTTGACGGTGCGAATGTGCTTCTAGCGGTTACTTTTTATCTGTTCTCCCCACGggttctcgtctctctgaaTCGCGCAAAACACGGACGACTCTCCACGTTGTTTTCGTCCTACAAGTGCGGTAGCTGTGGTGTGAATTGTTCCCCTGCTCACCTCTGTCGCGGCTGGTGTGTCTTCACTTCCACAGAGATTTTCGCTGCCGCCATACATCTGCGCCAGAGCATCTACGAGTTCTTCGACGACAGGAATGGAGTCCACAGCCTCTCGATTTTTCAGCGAGtgagcagaagcgagaaccAGCTGGTGGAACTCAAGGCGAGGCAGCAAAGAGTCGATTTTCTCCGCCATCACAGATGCACAACGAAACACAAGACGGTCGAGCCGAAGCAGATCCGCCACTCTGTAGACTGCGCAAACGTTGGAGGCGTCGACGAGGGGCGACAGAGCAGCCGAGCAGACGCTCACCAGTCCTGAAAAACAAAGGGAAGCAGTGCTAGGAATGATACATTTCAGAGTAAAGTGCAaagcaaaagaaaacgcagaacagatacagacaacACGAAAAATAACcgtggaaaaagaagaccCGCAGATGCATCTACAAAGGGGCGTACACAaatatctctctctctctctatatatatatatatgtcgaGTTGAACAGATAAGCATGGAGGCACATAGGAATCTAGCTGCAATTCATAGCTACTTCTCCGATGCCAGTATGATCGAGACCATCGTACTGGTAGTAACCATCTCTGAGACAGAGCTATTTATATTCTTTGTCTGGAGAATACTTCCTACGAGAGGGTCTACCGGTTACATCTGGAAGGGCTCCAAAGGGTGAAGTGAAGTCTTCAAAGTCTACGCTGTAAGCGATTTGTCgatatgcacatgcatatgtatgtacgttTCGGATATATCCATGTACATGGAAATGCCTGCATGTATGTTtttgagagagaggggagcaGTAGAGCTACCGTCGGTGGCCCAAAGAGTGGGGGCCGACGGAGCGAAGATGCGCACGAGGGAAATGGTAAAAACAAGACGTGGAGTCTGGCCTTTCGATCGAGCGCAAATCAGCGACACTTGAAGGAAAAAGTTCCCTGCACGAGCCTGAGCTACGATAATGACTAACTCAAACTGCTACTCAAATGAGGAAGAcaagacgcgcatgcagatacatGAAAGTCTAGAAGTGACGAGAGACACAACCAACTCCCAAGCTGTCTGAGGCACTTCCCGGGGAGAGGTGACGCAACATGGAAGGACCaccgcagaaaagaaataagaaacggcgagaagactGCAAGACTCACCGGGCATGAGAAACATACTTCCACATTCGATCAAACGCAAAAGGGATTCTGATTGTCTGTTCTTTGCTGGCTGGACGAGGAATGAAGGAACTTGAAAAATAGCGTCCGTGTACATGTATTCGAGGACAAGGGCAAAAGACCAGACATCGACCTGTGGAAgcgagaggacggagacgcagtcAAAGTCCGGGGTTGGTGGTTGTGTgcggctgcttcttcgtcgttggccttcttccttgcttttctctgtttcgcaaTGCGAAGAAAAGTTGCCTCGAGGATTCGAAGAAcgggaagacgcgaaagaagaaggcgagaaaggaacagTCGCACGCGTGGGCTTCAGAGGAAAGTCTCGCATGTCAGGGGAGACACGGACGGATAAATGGGGACGGTAAGAAGCACAGGAGACCGGCCGGGAGCGGGAAAAGCGGCGAGGGGAGCAGGCGCaaggagaaggtgagggAGCAGAGGCAGGAGTCGGCGAAAGTGAAGATGAAGAGTAGtacgaaggaggagaggcaagagccgcagaagagcgagaaactgTGTTTTCGACCTCGTCGCTGTGGCAGGCATGAGAAGAGCGGCAACATGCGTactcgagaggaagaagatctctCGAGAAGTCGACTGAAGAAAGCGGGGGATGCTTTACCTCGCGAAACGAAGAATGAAGGAGAGTGGCAAAATactcgcttcgcctctccacaaTGAATCGATGACAGGGGAAGGGAACTTGCGATGGGCCTACGTAGACGCATAGGTCTGCACTGGCAAGAACAACATCTACGTAGCTGTGTTCTTCCTTTGACTCCTTTTGATGTTCCTCCTCATCTTGTTCATTCGCAGTCCTCACGTTGTGCTCcactttttcctcgttcccCGGATCTCTCCCCTCCCGTGCCCTTCCTGCTCTGtgctgccttttctcttccgtaCAATCATTTACACAGCATCCACGCCACCCCTGCCCCTCTTTCACGTCCAGTCCCATTTCCGCATGCCTCGTCGCCGAATCCCTTCGCCGACCTGTTTCATTCAGTCTCCATTTGcctttcgtctgcctctctccgaTGGTAgttccctcgtcttccctctgttctccgttctgctcttcgccggcctctcccttccctacctctgcctcctccggCACCCCCACAGTTCCGCGGCCTAGAGGCGCTTCCAGGCGAggttcttccttttccgaTTTGCCCCCTCTACAACATGCTTTCCAttgcctctctgcatgcctgAAAATTCTGGCAACTCCGCGTCGCATGTCAGAAGCCAACAGAGAGGGGAAGTCCTTCCGGGGACTGAGTCCGAGGGTGTGAGGCGCAGCGAGGAGCTTTCGAGAGCTCTGGCGATGCATGTGGGTGTCGATCCgcactttttcttcttcgatcCTCTTCCGGAGGTCTTTGAGTTTGAAAGCATTCGCTAAAGTCAGAAAACAACTCACATCCTCGAGGGGAACTTCCATTTCGTCTGTGTACAAGTACCGAATGATTTCAGTCAGCAAGCAAGGGTAGGCTGCGATGAGGTTGGCCACTGAGGCAGACGTCTCAACGGCACCGGTGCCCGCCGAGTTTCGCTCGGACTTTCCCCGctcgagttcttctctctctgctcttggCAGGGACCTGAAACACTGTGAAGATCCAGCTTCTTTGTCGTAGTCCGCTTCTGCCACCACCTTTCCTTGTCGCCGCAAGCGGCATGCGACCCGTGTCCGTGGGTCGGAAAACGATCCTGGGGGGGCCGGAGGGCGAACAGGAACATTTAGAAGGCAGCGGAAGATGCAGTACGGCTTAGAGAGCTGCCgcctgaagaaggaggagcggCAAGCAAGGATCAACTTGTGTGCATTAACAACCGTGGCATCCGGTGCCAGCCAGACGGAATCAACAGACAccgcagcgaactgcggaTTCTTCAAGACACTCAAAACCAGGCGAGACAAACAGGAAGGCGACGGGACAAAAGTCCACGAATAGGGTGAGGAAAGCGAATTAGGTGTGGCCTGAGAAGCAGAACCGGTCCAGGCAGCCGAAAGGGGGTTAGAGGATCGTCGCCTCGGCGTCGGTGCTGTCTCCGGAGGGGGCGAGGTTGGAGGCTGATTCTCGTGTGttgaaagagaagcgaccACTCCATCGGAGTACGAGCAAGAAGACTCCAAAACGTCTGCTAGCGGAGCTGAAGGTAAACAAGATTGAACGGCCGGCGGGTGAGCTGCTGAACCGAAAGCGAGAGCGGACGAACTAGCATACGACGAAACTGCAAGATAGAGATCCCGAACagacggagaaacggaagacgaGGCCACTGGGGTTTCAGTTGGTGCCACTGTTTGACAGATTGAAGATGGAAATGCAGCATGTCCTTCAACCACTCCACCGTTCGTTGTTTCACTCGCGTGGTGATGATTCTGCttgctcctgtctctttctctagAGCCGTCTTCTGGCTCTCGCGGGAAGGAAGACGTTTCGTCACGGATGTATGCGGAGAGAGCACAAGCCGACACGGGTTTCAGAAGGCCAGCGCTTCCTTCAAGAagggaagcaagagaaaccGCACAGCGTCTATTTCGTCGCGGTCCTCCGTCGTTGTCACACTTTCCCAGGTGCTGGAAAGAGCTGCGCcgacttcttctgcctccctcacgaggaagcgaaactTGACTCATCTGTCTTGTCAATGGGTTGTTTCGTTGGCGGGGACGCAACCGGGACGCCGGCTGGTGGTGCCCCCTTGCGGAAGACCTCTTCTCAATGTAGTGTGGATGGAACTCCGGTTCTCTTCGAGTCAGGTGCTCAGTGTTGCCTTGAGGAAGACTGTGCCGATCAACGACAACAAACCAGCcggtcttcttcgccctgtcttcttcgtgaaGAACACCAGACGAAACTATGGAATGATCGT
Protein-coding regions in this window:
- a CDS encoding hypothetical protein (encoded by transcript TGME49_224180), producing MYGALNDRIRAVLRRYRQTVVVHQDRYSQFFRSLFVACPLSDCTITIGGELPSDARLYGPFSLSSSPLSTYLPAASSPSSLVPPDHCGLAHDHSIVSSGVLHEEDRAKKTGWFVVVDRHSLPQGNTEHLTRREPEFHPHYIEKRSSARGHHQPASRLRPRQRNNPLTRQMSQVSLPREGGRRSRRSSFQHLGKCDNDGGPRRNRRCAVSLASLLEGSAGLLKPVSACALSAYIRDETSSFPREPEDGSRERDRSKQNHHHASETTNGGVVEGHAAFPSSICQTVAPTETPVASSSVSPSVRDLYLAVSSYASSSALAFGSAAHPPAVQSCLPSAPLADVLESSCSYSDGVVASLSTHENQPPTSPPPETAPTPRRRSSNPLSAAWTGSASQATPNSLSSPYSWTFVPSPSCLSRLVLSVLKNPQFAAVSVDSVWLAPDATVVNAHKLILACRSSFFRRQLSKPYCIFRCLLNVPVRPPAPPGSFSDPRTRVACRLRRQGKVVAEADYDKEAGSSQCFRSLPRAEREELERGKSERNSAGTGAVETSASVANLIAAYPCLLTEIIRYLYTDEMEVPLEDVSCFLTLANAFKLKDLRKRIEEEKVRIDTHMHRQSSRKLLAAPHTLGLSPRKDFPSLLASDMRRGVARIFRHAERQWKACCRGGKSEKEEPRLEAPLGRGTVGVPEEAEVGKGEAGEEQNGEQREDEGTTIGERQTKGKWRLNETGRRRDSATRHAEMGLDVKEGQGWRGCCVNDCTEEKRQHRAGRAREGRDPGNEEKVEHNVRTANEQDEEEHQKESKEEHSYVDVVLASADLCVYVGPSQVPFPCHRFIVERRSEYFATLLHSSFREVKHPPLSSVDFSRDLLPLEYACCRSSHACHSDEVENTVSRSSAALASPPSYYSSSSLSPTPASAPSPSPCACSPRRFSRSRPVSCASYRPHLSVRVSPDMRDFPLKPTRATVPFSPSSFASSRSSNPRGNFSSHCETEKSKEEGQRRRSSRTQPPTPDFDCVSVLSLPQVDVWSFALVLEYMYTDAIFQVPSFLVQPAKNRQSESLLRLIECGSMFLMPGLVSVCSAALSPLVDASNVCAVYRVADLLRLDRLVFRCASVMAEKIDSLLPRLEFHQLVLASAHSLKNREAVDSIPVVEELVDALAQMYGGSENLCGSEDTPAATEWLAPAGVLPFTGEDDYNDISIDSAHCCCQGCTENVPFCQSGCFCHSGDSEARGSEQTIFNSTERGRRERGSVFLRRIRRLSTDASLPRQFLAAPDVLLLRGLYQEKVEKIDQLLESLQLNT